From Ramlibacter tataouinensis, the proteins below share one genomic window:
- the oxlT gene encoding oxalate/formate MFS antiporter codes for MAMVCMATIANLQYGWTLFVDPFAEQFGWSYTAIQTAFAIFVLTQTWSVPIEGYLVDRFGPRPVVLGGGLLCAIGWVMNAFVDSLPQLYVAAAITGVGAGAVYGTCVGSALKWFPYRRGLAVGLVVAAFGAGSALTVIPISSVIASRGHEAAFLYFGLAQGLIVMALALGLEDPNKLLKHLDIRRPASSRLPQSRREYTPAEALRQPVFWVMYLVFVLVAAGGLIATAQLAPMARDFKIHDVPVQLAGIVLPALTFALALDRALNGITRLFFGWVSDRIGREETMVIAFLLEAVVILSMYELGPHPLGFVLLTAALFFFWGEIYSLFPSTCADTFGSRYAAANAGLLYTAKGVASLAVPLSSMVVAATRDWHAVFLAAGVMNLVAAGLAWFVLRPKRLQLLDSQPQP; via the coding sequence ATGGCGATGGTCTGCATGGCGACCATCGCCAACCTGCAATACGGCTGGACGCTGTTCGTCGACCCCTTCGCCGAACAGTTCGGCTGGAGCTACACGGCGATCCAGACGGCCTTCGCAATCTTCGTCCTGACGCAGACCTGGTCGGTGCCGATCGAGGGCTACCTGGTCGACCGCTTCGGGCCGCGCCCGGTGGTGCTGGGCGGGGGCCTGCTGTGCGCCATCGGCTGGGTGATGAATGCCTTCGTCGATTCGCTGCCGCAGCTCTATGTGGCGGCGGCGATCACCGGCGTCGGCGCCGGCGCGGTGTACGGCACCTGCGTCGGCAGTGCCTTGAAGTGGTTCCCCTACCGGCGCGGCCTCGCCGTCGGCCTGGTGGTCGCCGCGTTCGGGGCGGGCTCGGCGCTCACCGTGATCCCGATTTCCTCGGTGATCGCCTCGCGCGGCCACGAGGCGGCGTTCCTGTACTTCGGACTGGCCCAGGGCCTGATCGTGATGGCGCTCGCCCTGGGCCTGGAAGACCCGAACAAGCTGCTCAAGCACCTGGACATCCGGCGGCCCGCCTCGTCCAGGCTGCCGCAGTCGCGGCGCGAGTACACGCCGGCCGAAGCGCTGCGCCAACCCGTGTTCTGGGTCATGTACCTGGTGTTCGTGCTGGTGGCCGCCGGCGGGCTGATCGCCACCGCGCAGCTCGCGCCCATGGCGCGCGACTTCAAGATCCACGATGTGCCGGTGCAGCTGGCCGGCATCGTGCTGCCCGCGCTGACCTTCGCCCTGGCCCTGGACCGCGCGCTCAACGGCATCACGCGCCTGTTCTTCGGCTGGGTCTCCGACCGCATCGGCCGCGAGGAGACCATGGTGATCGCCTTCCTGCTGGAGGCCGTGGTCATCCTCTCCATGTACGAACTGGGCCCGCACCCGCTCGGCTTCGTGCTGCTCACCGCCGCGCTGTTCTTCTTCTGGGGCGAGATCTACAGCCTGTTCCCCTCCACCTGCGCCGACACCTTCGGCTCGCGCTACGCCGCGGCCAATGCGGGCTTGCTCTACACCGCCAAGGGGGTGGCCTCGCTCGCCGTGCCGCTGTCGAGCATGGTGGTCGCGGCGACGCGCGACTGGCATGCGGTGTTCCTGGCGGCCGGCGTGATGAACCTGGTGGCGGCCGGGCTCGCCTGGTTCGTGCTCAGGCCGAAGCGGCTGCAGCTGCTGGATTCGCAGCCACAGCCCTGA
- a CDS encoding response regulator, which translates to MTAERAAPPHRIRLLVVDDQPLVRRGLALMLSMESDLEVVGEAGDGIEAIEQAKRLRPDVVLMDLHMPRKGGVGATREITASLPHTNVLVLTTMEAEQSVFDAVRAGAMAYLLKDATEQEVVDTVRAVHRGESRLTPQIARKVLDEFRRIGESAPPASSADEPEDDTAALTDKESKVLLLIAEGKSNKQIGAMLFLAEGTVKNYVSRIMDKLHASSRTELAVIALRRRRLE; encoded by the coding sequence ATGACCGCGGAACGCGCCGCCCCTCCCCACCGCATTCGCCTGCTCGTCGTTGACGACCAGCCGCTGGTGCGGCGCGGGCTCGCGCTGATGCTGTCGATGGAGTCCGACCTGGAGGTCGTGGGCGAGGCCGGCGACGGCATCGAGGCGATCGAACAGGCCAAGCGCCTGCGTCCCGACGTGGTGCTGATGGACCTGCACATGCCGCGCAAGGGCGGCGTGGGCGCCACGCGCGAGATCACCGCGTCGCTGCCGCATACCAACGTCCTGGTGCTCACCACCATGGAGGCCGAGCAGTCGGTGTTCGACGCGGTGCGCGCCGGCGCCATGGCCTACCTGCTCAAGGATGCCACCGAGCAGGAAGTGGTGGACACGGTGCGCGCGGTGCACCGCGGCGAGTCGCGCCTGACGCCGCAGATCGCGCGCAAGGTGCTCGACGAGTTCCGCCGCATCGGCGAGTCCGCGCCGCCGGCCTCGTCCGCCGACGAGCCCGAGGACGACACGGCCGCGCTGACCGACAAGGAAAGCAAGGTGCTGCTGCTCATCGCCGAGGGCAAGAGCAACAAGCAGATCGGCGCCATGCTGTTCCTGGCCGAGGGAACGGTGAAGAACTACGTGAGCCGCATCATGGACAAGCTGCACGCCAGCAGCCGGACCGAGCTCGCCGTGATCGCGCTGCGGCGCCGCCGCCTCGAGTGA
- a CDS encoding Crp/Fnr family transcriptional regulator, translating into MKCPLSSHPLRNTIRLQLRRHPLLAGLDEAAYAELAALLSVQEGARGERLVEQGSQDLQHFFIVEGVLKRVVNSPEGREVTLHFAGEGEMETCFDAWRRNTGAGFAIVCARRTVVAALPMDAWYAFLERHPALRRQFHERLVLLGAAIVEHAVGLLLLDAPGRVHQFSDKHPELLDRLPQKDVASHLNLSAETLCRLTRRQRSAMAA; encoded by the coding sequence ATGAAATGTCCGTTGTCGAGCCACCCCCTTCGCAACACCATCCGCCTGCAACTGCGCAGGCATCCGCTGCTGGCGGGCCTGGATGAGGCCGCCTACGCCGAACTGGCCGCGCTGCTGAGCGTGCAGGAAGGCGCGCGCGGCGAGCGGCTGGTCGAGCAGGGCAGCCAGGACCTGCAGCACTTCTTCATCGTGGAAGGCGTGCTCAAGCGCGTCGTCAATAGCCCCGAGGGGCGCGAGGTGACGCTGCACTTCGCGGGCGAGGGCGAGATGGAGACCTGCTTCGACGCCTGGCGCCGCAACACCGGGGCCGGCTTCGCGATCGTCTGCGCCCGCCGCACGGTGGTGGCCGCGCTGCCGATGGACGCCTGGTACGCCTTCCTGGAGCGCCATCCCGCGCTGCGGCGGCAGTTCCACGAACGGCTGGTGCTGCTCGGCGCGGCGATCGTCGAGCATGCGGTCGGGCTGCTGCTGCTCGACGCGCCCGGCCGCGTGCACCAGTTCTCCGACAAGCATCCCGAGTTGCTGGACCGCCTGCCGCAGAAGGACGTGGCCTCGCACCTCAACCTTTCGGCGGAGACGCTGTGCCGGCTGACGCGCCGGCAGCGCTCGGCGATGGCGGCGTGA
- a CDS encoding Crp/Fnr family transcriptional regulator: MTTLAQHPERNVIRLQLKQNEILRELDDQDRTELEKHLSIFDGQKGEFLLYQGVHEMEQYFIIDGILKRVVANQEGKEMILRFAAERDMDTSYAAWRLGTPTPYGIVCVTKTRVARMPLAEWASFLESRPRAKAAFEFCVMGVMSEIMAHTITLHLLDSPGRVHRFVRKHPDLVDRIPQKELASYLNLTPETLSRLRHKGKI; the protein is encoded by the coding sequence ATGACGACCCTTGCCCAGCATCCCGAGCGCAACGTGATCCGCCTGCAGTTGAAGCAGAACGAGATCCTGAGAGAGCTCGATGACCAGGACCGCACCGAGCTCGAGAAGCACCTGTCGATCTTCGACGGGCAGAAGGGCGAGTTCCTGCTTTACCAGGGCGTGCACGAGATGGAGCAGTACTTCATCATCGACGGCATCCTCAAGCGCGTGGTCGCCAACCAGGAGGGCAAGGAGATGATCCTGCGCTTCGCCGCCGAACGCGACATGGACACCAGCTACGCGGCATGGCGCCTGGGCACGCCGACGCCCTACGGCATCGTGTGCGTCACCAAGACGCGGGTCGCGCGCATGCCGCTGGCGGAATGGGCCTCGTTCCTCGAGTCGCGGCCGCGCGCGAAAGCCGCCTTCGAGTTCTGCGTGATGGGCGTGATGAGCGAGATCATGGCGCACACCATCACCCTGCACCTGCTGGACTCGCCCGGCCGCGTGCACCGTTTCGTGCGCAAGCACCCGGACCTGGTGGACCGCATCCCGCAGAAGGAGCTGGCCTCCTACCTGAACCTGACGCCCGAGACGCTGAGCCGCCTGCGCCACAAAGGCAAGATCTGA
- the oxc gene encoding oxalyl-CoA decarboxylase, with product MSSVLDTPAATLQKIAAEPAELTDGFHLVIDALKLNGIDTIYGLPGIPITDLTRMAQAEGMRVIAFRHEQNAGNAAAAAGFLTQKPGICLTVSAPGFLNGLTALANATVNCFPMILISGSSEREIVDLAQGDYEEMDQLNVAKPFCKAAFRITYAHDIGIGIARAIRAAVSGRPGGVYLDLPAKLFSQTMEALAGRNSLVKVVDPAPRQLPAPDTVKRALDVIKGAKRPLILLGKGAAYAQADAEIRAFVEKSGIPYLPMSMAKGLLPDTHPQSAAAARSYVLQEADVVVLVGARLNWLLSHGKGKTWGADKGPKKFVQIDIAATEMDSNVPIDAPLVGDIGSCVSALVAGIGAGWAKPPADWLATIAERKDKNLSKMAAQLAQSPSPMNFHSALGAIREIVKQNPDAMVVNEGANTLDFARSIVDMYQPRKRLDCGTWGIMGIGMGFAVAAAVETGKPVIAIEGDSAFGFSGMEVETICRYNLPVCIVVFNNNGVYKGTDKNPSGTADPAPTVFVKDSRYDLMMEAFGGKGVTARTPQELTRAMEEAIASGRPTLINAVIDETAGTESGRITNLNPAKAATKK from the coding sequence ATGTCTTCCGTCCTCGACACACCCGCCGCGACCCTCCAGAAGATTGCCGCCGAACCGGCCGAACTCACGGACGGTTTTCATCTCGTCATTGATGCGCTGAAGCTCAATGGCATCGACACCATCTACGGCCTGCCCGGCATCCCGATCACCGACCTGACGCGGATGGCGCAGGCCGAGGGGATGCGTGTCATCGCCTTCCGCCACGAACAGAACGCGGGCAACGCCGCGGCCGCGGCCGGCTTCCTGACGCAAAAGCCCGGCATCTGCCTCACGGTGTCGGCGCCCGGCTTCCTCAATGGCCTGACGGCCCTGGCCAACGCCACCGTCAACTGCTTCCCGATGATCCTGATCAGCGGCTCGAGCGAGCGCGAGATCGTCGACCTGGCGCAGGGCGACTATGAGGAAATGGACCAGCTCAACGTCGCCAAGCCGTTCTGCAAGGCCGCCTTCCGCATCACCTACGCGCACGACATCGGCATCGGCATCGCACGGGCGATCCGCGCCGCCGTGTCCGGCCGCCCGGGCGGCGTCTACCTCGACCTGCCGGCCAAGCTGTTCTCGCAGACCATGGAAGCGCTGGCCGGCAGGAACTCGCTGGTCAAGGTGGTCGACCCCGCGCCGCGCCAGCTGCCCGCGCCCGACACCGTGAAGCGCGCGCTCGACGTGATCAAGGGCGCCAAGCGCCCGCTGATCCTGCTCGGCAAGGGCGCTGCCTATGCGCAGGCCGACGCCGAGATCCGCGCCTTCGTCGAGAAATCCGGCATTCCCTACCTGCCGATGTCGATGGCCAAGGGCCTGCTGCCCGACACCCATCCGCAGTCGGCGGCCGCCGCACGCTCCTACGTGCTGCAGGAGGCCGACGTGGTGGTGCTGGTCGGCGCGCGCCTGAACTGGCTGCTGTCGCACGGCAAGGGCAAGACCTGGGGGGCCGACAAGGGCCCGAAGAAGTTCGTGCAGATCGACATCGCGGCCACCGAGATGGACAGCAACGTGCCGATCGACGCACCGCTGGTGGGCGACATCGGCTCCTGCGTGTCGGCCCTGGTCGCCGGCATCGGCGCGGGCTGGGCCAAGCCGCCGGCCGACTGGCTGGCCACGATCGCCGAACGAAAGGACAAGAACCTGTCGAAGATGGCCGCGCAGCTGGCGCAGAGCCCGTCGCCGATGAACTTCCACAGCGCGCTCGGCGCGATCCGCGAGATCGTCAAGCAGAACCCGGACGCCATGGTGGTGAACGAAGGCGCCAACACGCTGGACTTCGCGCGCAGCATCGTCGACATGTACCAGCCGCGCAAACGCCTGGACTGCGGCACCTGGGGCATCATGGGCATCGGCATGGGCTTCGCCGTCGCCGCCGCCGTCGAGACGGGCAAGCCGGTGATCGCGATCGAAGGCGACAGCGCCTTCGGCTTCTCCGGCATGGAGGTGGAAACGATCTGCCGCTACAACCTGCCGGTCTGCATCGTCGTGTTCAACAACAACGGCGTCTACAAGGGCACCGACAAGAACCCCAGCGGCACCGCCGACCCGGCGCCCACCGTGTTCGTCAAGGACTCGCGCTACGACCTGATGATGGAGGCCTTCGGCGGCAAGGGCGTCACCGCCCGCACGCCGCAGGAGCTCACCCGCGCGATGGAGGAGGCGATCGCCAGTGGCCGCCCGACCCTCATCAACGCCGTCATCGACGAGACCGCCGGCACCGAAAGCGGACGCATCACGAACCTCAATCCCGCCAAGGCGGCGACCAAGAAGTAA
- a CDS encoding TerC family protein — protein sequence MEMLQTPDFWIGLVKIIWINIILSGDNAVVIAMAARSLPPHQQRQAVLWGSGAAVVMRIVLTVVAVQLLALPYLQIVGGLLLLWIGVQLLGEEDDDDEGEAKSYGSLSAAVRTILIADLVMSLDNVIAVAAAAQGSTTLLIIGLAISIPLVIFGSTLMIKLMERFPVIVVLGAALIGWVGGETIVSDAILKDYATANGWLHYAGAVAGAVCVVAIGKMLKARAHAARAGLQQKFSTKSL from the coding sequence ATGGAAATGCTGCAAACGCCCGACTTCTGGATCGGGCTGGTCAAGATCATCTGGATCAACATCATCTTGTCGGGCGACAACGCCGTGGTGATCGCCATGGCGGCGCGCTCGCTGCCGCCGCACCAACAGCGCCAGGCCGTCCTCTGGGGCTCGGGCGCTGCCGTGGTCATGCGCATCGTGCTCACGGTGGTGGCGGTCCAGCTGCTGGCGCTGCCCTACCTGCAGATCGTCGGCGGCCTGCTGCTGCTGTGGATCGGGGTGCAACTGCTGGGTGAGGAGGACGACGACGATGAGGGCGAGGCCAAGAGCTACGGCTCGCTCAGCGCCGCCGTGCGCACCATCCTGATCGCCGACCTGGTGATGAGCCTGGACAACGTGATCGCGGTGGCCGCCGCGGCCCAGGGCAGCACCACGCTGCTCATCATCGGCCTGGCGATCAGCATCCCGCTGGTGATCTTCGGCAGCACGCTGATGATCAAGCTGATGGAGCGCTTCCCGGTCATCGTCGTGCTGGGTGCCGCCCTGATCGGCTGGGTGGGCGGCGAAACCATCGTCAGCGACGCCATCCTGAAAGACTACGCCACGGCCAACGGCTGGCTGCACTATGCCGGCGCGGTGGCTGGGGCCGTGTGCGTGGTGGCGATCGGGAAGATGCTGAAGGCGCGTGCCCATGCCGCCCGCGCCGGGTTGCAGCAGAAGTTCTCGACGAAATCGCTGTGA